The following nucleotide sequence is from Hevea brasiliensis isolate MT/VB/25A 57/8 chromosome 7, ASM3005281v1, whole genome shotgun sequence.
TACAGTACAGGTTGCTTGCTGCACATATAGCGTATGCTATGGTGACCTTTCTTTTCTCAGACAATTGTTCTACTTTATATTAATAGCTTATGGAAAGATTTCTTGTACAATAAGTATAACATTTGAACGAAGATCTCTCAACAGATCTCCTGAAAGAAGAACATCAAGAAGAAGATCTCTTAATAAAGAATTGTGCATTTATATTCGTTGGTGTAGATTTAAATTGAGTGTATCCACGTTCATCATTTGGTTTCTCTACCAACCAATTACCTGCACCATAATTCATCAACTTTAACACTTCAAAAGGAGGAAAAattgttaattaaataataattggagaaaaaaaaaccaATAAAAATTAAGGTCTTATGAAAACAATTAtctgttttttattttttgttttttatataaaaaaatgataataataaaagtaattatttaaattaaaaattttaaaaattatttatatcttttataattaaaattaaattattataaaaatatatttttttatttaaattattataaaaatatattttcatgTCCGGTCGTTCAATTATGAAAGCGATATTTCTCATtataagcttgatggagaaatatagaaatgtgaaaaaatatttacatatggtttttattgatttggagaaagcttatgatagtgttctaagagatgttttatggagagtgttagaacaaaagagagtatctattaggtatatacaagtattaaaaatatttataaatgagCAACTACTAGTGTGTGCACAGCGAgaggggacacgagattttcatatctcagttggattacaataaggttcagctgtaagcccttacctttttacattagttctagatgaattgacgaaacatatataaaagagtatcctttggtgcatgatgtttgcggatgatatagttctgatagatgagacgcgagaaagagtcaatagaaagctagagctttggagaagtactttagagtcaaagaacttgaaattaagtagaacgaagatagaatacatgcattgtaagttcagtAAATGCCAAACTGGTGATAAGTAAGAAGTTAGTTTAGATGGAATGGTATTgcctcaaagtaatcactttaaatatctcatcttaatccttcaagtagatgggggatgtgaggaggatgttagtcataggattacaGTCGGACGGTTGAAATGGAGACGTACCACGggtgttttatgtgatcgcaagattttcaataagttgaaaggaaaattttatcataCAGCTGTACGActagccatgttatatggtagtgagtgttgggcaatgaATGAGTCGTAtgtatctaagataagagttgcggaaatgagaatgttaaggtggatgagtggtcatattagactagataaagtccataatgagagtattagagaaaatgtagaaatggtgccaattgaggataagttgagagaagggaaattgaggtgatttggtcatgtaaagcgtagacatatggaggctccagttagataagtagagcacattatgTTATATGATATAAAGAAAAGAAGAGATAGACCTAAACTGACCTAAAGGAGAGTAGTGCAACATGACCTATAAGCATTAcataatccaaaatcgtttagagtggagaaagagaatccatatagcggaccctaataaatttttgggataaaaacttagttgagttgagtattattcatttgtatagtcataatataattaattttttattgttataaataattttttttaaaaattattaattttagttatgAAAAGAGATTAAAATCTATCCCGTTAATAAGAGGGTGGCAGATCGAATTCAGATTCAAGATAACCAATGTGTCTCATTATGGGCCCGAAAAATTACTGTATGAGTCCCCTTCcttcaaaaattttcaatttatcaaaaaaaaaactACTGTAAGACAATGAACAAGTTAATAGAAATTGCTCTAGATATTCCTAATATTGTTAACTGCTAGACATGGCTTGGTCTAGATTTGGATCGAACTCGGAAGActgaaattagaattaaaatcgGATTAAAGTTGGTTAaatctaaatttaattaaaagcattttaaatcaaataaaatggttTTGATTAGTTTGATCTGGTtttgaataaaataaattttttttctattaattttgacagttaaatttaattaaattagattaaaccaAAGCAAATTATATGAATTAAACTACAATTAAACAGAAACCAAATAGAAACTGAGACTAGAAGTACTCTTTGATCCGATCTGAGTCCCTAGTCCTTCAAATGAAATCCACCAATTCAATTTTGATCTAAAACCAGAAGAGGTCATTTCTATTAATTGCAGAGGCCACCACCATTACTAGAAAGTTtaagttttttcttttttatttttttctttttttgtcttTGTATATAATGGCTATGTATACATATACTTAACCAAATGTTAGGGGGGATTTTTCTCCTTATTAGAGGTTTCTTAGGACCTGTTTAACATTACTATTAGAATTACCATTGAGAATGtcacttttttatatatattagttagagggtattaaaaatattttaaaattaaatttgataagttttagctgtaagaacactaaaataataaaacaaaattttcaaatttttttttttaacaatatctaaaataatacttttattcagaaaagtaaTTTTGAACTTCCAAATACAACGGCAAACAAGCACTTAATCGACATCTACTTTACAAGTTTAATCAGATTTTGTTTCTCAAGAATAGGACAAAAGTCTTCAAGCTATATATAATGGAAGGTCGGATCATGATTAGATAAGCCTAAACCACATGAATTTTGGATTCCACTCTGTGAAACTAAACTGACATTATTCGCATCAAAATGCctactaatttatttttaatgaatattagcaaaataatttatctttaattttaattgttgtccattttttttatagaaattctagCCCTTCTTTCTGTTGATTAATAAATAGTCTATTTTTAGTTGTATAACAATATAACGAGAAGTTTTACTTGGTTATTGTATAAAAAAATTGAATGaattttatcaaaatatattaatgTTGGCTTCATTAACTAAATTAAAGgtaattttattgataattaaAGTTTAACTATCAAGGGAAAATACACTTTAGTAACCTATATTATAGTATTTTTAGCATTTAAGACATGTACTTTATTTTATTACAAATAAGGAATTAGTACTGCAAGGATAAAGTGCTAACGACACTCTAATGTGGCATGTTGACATCATCTCTATGATAGCATGTCCATGTCATCTCTATTACTGATGTGGCATGTTGACGTTATCTCCATTGCTAATGTGGCACCATGATAGCAATTTTTATGCCCCATTGTCATGTTGTTCTTAAGTGTAAAAGATAGAAAGTATATGTCTTGAATTGCCATGAAAATAAAGTTCAAGTCCTGAATATTAAAAGCACAACGCTTGAAagtacatgaaaaaaaaaattagggaagaaatgggagagagagagagtcaaATAGGaagagagataaaaaaaaaaatgtttatccAACTCTCACCATATCTCTCTCCCCCTCTTTCTCTATCTCCTAATTTTTTTAATCCAACTCTTCCCTTCTCCCTTTCTCTCCTAAAttcaagataaaaaaaaaaaaattaagagagataaggagagagagagatatgAGAGGGCAGAAAGAGAGAGGGGTAGAGTGactctctcatttctctctctctctctctctctctctctctctctctctctattcctATTTGTGTCTTTCTCCCTCTCTATTTCTATTTGTGTCTTTCTCTATCTTTCTCTCTCTCATACCTCtctctttttctaattttttctatgtatatttgaaattttcGCACTCCTCACATTCAAAGCttaaactttatttattttttttagcaaTTTAAGATATGTACTTTCCACCTTTTGTTCTTAAGGACAACATGACAATTGCATAAAAATTTGCTAACATGGCGCTAATATGACACCATGTCAACAACATAGCTTACTTCAGCATACCATATCAGCACTACGTCAGCCCTATTTAACACCGTTAAAGCACTTTGTCCTTACAGTGCTAACGGCACGAAAGTATATATCCTCATTTGCAACAAAACAAAATACATATCACAAATGTTGAAAGCATTATAGTAGAAGATACTACAGTGTATTTTCTCTAAAATAAATaatgatttaaatatatattgaTATTCTTGTAATATTTGAAATTGActtatcaaatatttaaattaatttttacttaattaatttttttaacctattaaatatttaaattcattaaaatcataatacttaaatattaatttacatgatcCGCTCCCCATAAACAATAAGTTGAATGAAAGTTAATTAAGACTATATTAGTTAAAATTCTAACTTTTCATGGTCTCCACCTCTAAGCTAATTTTGTATATATAAGATCAACCCATAATCTGATGTAGATAACTAAACATGAATTTCTGATAGGCCAGCCACATGCATTTGCTCACTTGTCATTTGTTATGATCAGAAAATAGAGAGTTGCTTTGTCTTTTAACACAATTCGAACTAGAAAGATTTCAATTTTGCTTATATAATTTCTTTGATTAGTTAACGCCAAGAAAACGATAAGCTTTAGAAATAACAATAGATCTTGGGTTTATCTTGTTCTATATATATCCTTTGGGTCAGTGACGGAGTCAACGTTTTGGCTTAGGGGtccaattaaaatatattatttattaataaattacttaTTTAAGTATTGATTGAAGGAATTGATTAATTAACTATGATAATCATCTCATAActataaaataaaaacatttaacagatataataataaaaataagcgctttaattttttttttttaaattgatttgctaaaaattaaatgaaattactaTTAGTTAAAAAAATGTAATGAATTATTAATATTGTGAATTGCTAAAACTAAAATATGTCGATGgcctaatattaaaaaatttgtcCAATTTATCTCaaatctatttttttaaaaaaattataagaagtaaattaagttaaaattatagattaaataaaataaataacatagTTTAACTTCTAATATTATAAAAGAAACTTCTTTTTTCTAACTTGAGTATGAAGACATTTTAGcaagaaaaaaattcaaaatagtaATGAGATTATAAGAAAAAAGCTACTAATGttttaaattgatgaaaaaatatgagaaaattgtGTTAGACTTTTTTTTAAagatattatataataatttaaattttaaagaataaaaattagtaattatagatttattaaataagaaaataataaaataaaattgataaaaaaatataggaCCAAGTGGTAATAATGATTTGGATTCTTGTTTAGTCtgaaaatttgtattttattatattatttttttaataaaaaatttaaaatttttttaaataaaattactattaaacttacttaaaacttttaaaacTCTCAAGTTCTCATACTcatcaaaatttaatataaaaataaaaaaaaaacttttttttttctaaattaccATTAAAttctcaaaaaattttaaaatttcagggAAGACCCAATGCCCCCCTTGGCCCCAGCTGTTCCTAAATTTTTAGGTTGGGTATAAAAGATCTAAAGAATTAATCAACCACTTTGAAGATGTGTCTGTTTTGTTTTGCACATGATCTAATTGTTTTCTATATAATTTCATATAAAATCAGCGAATTCTATTGTATTAGGAGAGGGATCCTGTTGTAAtaataagtatatatatatatatatatatatatatatatatatatatatatatatatatatatataatcactcATCTTTTATGTGATGCTTTAATATTTAAAGCCTGAtggataaaaaaaattcaaaatttttgggGTATTTATGATCACGAtcaaaactttattttttttgtgTATTATATCCCAATCTTAATTAGTCATCATAAttataactaaaataattaaattaaattaaaaaaaattaataataaattataatataatctataaagttttatttaattaacaaAATAGTCCATCCACCAACCGACTCCTCACCTTCCAAGGAATCTCCCTAGCCCCTCCATGTTGCCGTCCAACACCAACAGCCACCAAAAATGAAGGAAGAGGatttaaaataaatgaaaataatgaatttttttaatgaaattgataaaataaattaaattgaaataaaataaatttaaaaaattaattatttaaaatatttattctatttaatttaatttatattttaaattaataattgaattaataaaataaattaaattgaaaccgaataaattaaaaaatatcgcCCAAGTCATGTATCATAAGCTAATCCACATTCAGACTACAGAAGATCTTGTTGCCGAGTTCAATTTAAATTAGGAGATTTTGTGAAGTCCAATTAACATATGCAAATGAACTTCCTAGAAAAAAACAACCTACTCTCGATTAGGTCCGAAGAGAAGAAACTCTTTAAGTTTTGCCTAATCAATAAGATCACCGGACAATCTTTATAAAATAGTCAGATAAACCCTTGGGAGAGAAATCACAATATTTGCAAACTCATCAAGCTGCCAGCAGCAGCGCACAATATGTGACCACAATCGGTATATATCACTCGCTATCGCTTAATCTcatgagtatttttataaaaattattaaattttaatttctttcataaagtttttaaaattttaatttaattttataaaattcaatgtgacaaaaaattaaaattttcaaattatacgTACCTTTCATCTTTTAAGGCTGTTCTTTCATCATCTAACCTGATGTACTTTTTTACTCGTTCCATCAGTTGCTCATAGTCTATTGCCGAATTTTTGATTTTGGAATTCACAAATCTGTTATTTCTAGACCCCTTTTTTATTGTCTCGCAAGCTATTTTATAGTTGAGGTTTTCTATCTATATGGCTTCTGTGTTGAATCTGGATATATACTCCCTGAGAGACTGTCATTCTGCTTGTCAAATCTTCCTCAAGTTAGATGATAATTTCCTAGGTGGAATACAGCTCACAAACTTCTGTTTCAATGAGTTTGCCAGTTGCTCAAAGTTTTCTATAGAACCATTGGGCAGCCTTTGGTGCCACTTTGAACAAGTCCTGTAGTGTTGTTGGAAAAACCCtgcataaaataaaattattaatattctgTAAAAGTATCATTGTACGAAAATTTTTCAAATGACTCATAGGGTCAGAGGTCCCATCATATTTTTCTAGGGCtagtaatttaaattttgatgGAAAAACTTCTGATAATATTTCTTCACTCAAAGGTGAACCATCTCCCATTCCATAATCATCGTTGTGAGAACTCTTCTGGAACTTATTGATTGCCCATGCAATTTTCTGGCTAAGAGCACTTTGTTCAGAGTATAATTCGTCATCATCTCAATAAACTTTCTTTGCCTTGCTCttactatttccaaattttacttCTCTGACTAGCTTCCCGGATGGTACGGTGGTTACAAGAGCTGGAGGTGGCAGTATGATCACTAGTGTATTTGGGGTGCTACCCTTAATATTTTGCTCGTATTCTCTCTTTAATGATTTCAGCATGGCTTCTATTTCCTTGATTTTTCTAATCATTGAATCGGGATTAGAAAGGCCTATTGGCCATGAGCTGTTGCATTTGGTTGTGTGTCTATTGCAATTGGTAGAGTGTCCATATCACCTAAGATTTCTGAAAGTGTTTTGCCGAAGTTTGAACTTGCATTAACCATTAAATTATTATGAATGAGAATAAAAATTTTTCAGGAAAAACCACGAACAAAGTTTTAATAAGAAAGGTGGAGGAAAAAACACTAGGTGATTTTTTCCCACAGATAGCACCAACTGATATTGCCATGTGTTTTTTGGGATGTTTGAATTTAACTAAATTGAGGGtcttctgaaaatataaaaacaAGTGAGGGCCGGTGGTGATTAACAAGCACTCCGACACTCAAATCAGTAATCTGATTATGAATCAAGTATTCAATATAATCAAAGTGAATGTGTTTTGTTCGCATATCTGTTTTTGAAGTTTTATTCTCTATTTAAGTTGTAACGGTAATTATCCTCAAATTATGCTGGGAATTAAGTATGATCGGTGGCGTGATCTTCGTTTGGTCTGAACTCAATGAGAGTGCTGATATCTCTGATTTCTCCAATCTCGTAAAACAAGTCAGAACACTCTCAAAGATCTCCTTAGAGCTCGGTTCTTTTAGGTGTTCGATTTTGAGATCGAATGAGCGAGCTTTGTTCAGTTCTGAATTCGAATGGACGAACTTTGTCCGGTTCTAAGCTCGGATGGACGAGCTCTGACCAGATCGATTTATTAGTCTTTTATATCATttgttaatataaataaataaaataaaataaattttaattatttaaaatcaaaatttaatatttattaagttatatttacataaattttagtagtatttttaaattttatataatagtaTTCaagtaatataatatataaaaatttctataaatgtgtaattatccttttatatatatatatatatattgaagatTTTTTTATGAGATTTTGAGTTTAATTCTCTTTATTAacactaaaaaaaaaagttatattgACTAGTTAAATCGACTGAGTCAATCGAGTTATATTGATTTATTGATTTAACCGGCAAATCACATCGAATTACttctttataaaatttaattataaatttggaCCAATTTGAGGGTAAATATTCACTGAACAGAGTGCTAAACAAAAGTTGAAACTTTCAATATTTAATGTTCGGTTGACTTATTATTTTTGTATAATTTGGTAGCGTTCTTCGTACAAATTAAATGGAAACTGATTTCCATGCCTGTTACATCTTGCAGCCAGTGGAAAGCGAAAAGCGAAATGGGATCCGCAAACAAATGACGATGTGAACTTTTATTTTCTGGAGATTAtatcaatataaaatttaaaatatagattATAAAAAGCTTGCTGTGTTTGAAAAttctaaaaatgaaaaaaaaaattaatttaattggtttttttattaatttttatttttgaaattttaattttttttaataacaacataaattattttgaaaaaaacaAATTTATGTCAAAGTTAcatgattttataaaaaaatttaatttatttaaaaaaactattatttaattcctttattttaataaaattaactatttatttctcttattttaaaaattacattAGATAATcctttatttttgtttcatttactCCTTAGTTCTTTTATCCTGCTTAAATCAAGTTTTTTGTTAGTTAATATTTTCAAAGCAGAGAAAAATTATCTAAATAATTCAAGACTTAAAAAATAGAATGATTATATAATTATGCTTTTTAAATTACAGGTACCAAATAAAATTCAAACTAacaatttaatcttaaattaaattatggatTCAAAGGTATTTTGGATTCACATTTTACTATCGCCTAAAATGGCTAGATGagtaaaaaataaatgaaaaaaaaatacaagaattaATGTATTTTCCAAATAAGATGACCAAATATATATTTTTGTTAAAATAAATAGATTAGATaataatttttcctttattttaagGAAATATTCTATTAAAGCATCCTTACCTAAGTTTTAtgtatttccttattttttttttaataattatatttatttctttataaatAAGAGTAAAATATAAAAGTAATTCAATTTATTTCACTTATATCAATTAttccaaataatagaattcaaataaattctatcaatttaaaaaaaaataatgataagCACAATAAATTACGAACTCATTTGAATTAGTACTCTTAATAGAATTGAATTGAAAATCATATCAAACTGGGTGCATGATGTATTTTtctaaaaattctttttttttataaatatttttaatataaaatatcattttagatatattaattaaagattattataaattaatgctaaattaaatttaatatgttttaataataaaactaaaacatatatattttttaaaatataaaaaaagaaatacaACAGAATTTATTCTTATTCGAAGCAAAATTAACAAAAATTCATATGATAAAAGTTTTTATGTTAGGATAAGGacttaaaataaaaaagtataaattatattaattttaattattacaaatttatatttaattataattattagcgTCATATATAAAGTGATTTTTAGGGTTATGCCATACAACACCTtgaattttttttagaatttttttagaataaattatatataagaaaagaattaaaaaaaaaacttatataaccctttttaattttatttttttaaattaaaaaattttaattatttcatttcaaagaatggagaaaaaaaaaatcaatagctTAGTTTACGATCAGGGGATCGTAGAAATGGAACCTGATAAGCACGTTTTATCTTTGCAGCCCCATCCAGCAAAAAGCCGAAAACGGAGCCGCAAAATCAAAATCAAGGTCTGGGCTTCTGTTCCTGTCTTCCTCTCTTACTTGAAATTCTATGGTTAAAAAATTCAGTGGTACCCACTAATCAACAAATTTTGCTTCGCCATTGACTCCAGCCATCATTACTGCACCTTCTCACGGTCACAGAGAGAAATCGAATTGCAACAACATGAACCAGGAAGATCACAGGTAAAAGAATTGCTGGGATTTAACAGGAAAAAtggattttgtattttatataacGTAATTTACAGCTGCTATAATTTCATGCATCAGGTCCcccaaattaatttcttttccttCATGTGAGGAATTTGTGTCGTGGCAAGATATATGCTTGCATTTAGACTCCTCTATCTCATCACCAATTTCATCTCCCGCAACTGAATTCCCATTCAATAACAAAGGTTGGAttccttttatatatattaaatattttcatTCAATTATCCTATTATTAGTGCAACAAATTGGATACGACCATCATTTGTAATTAAAGGAGAACTTGTGAAAGAGCTGATCCATGACTGCAATCATCACGAGTTAAAGCTGGTAAGTTACAGGGATATTGTCCTTGGCAGAGGTCAGCCTGTGAAAGCTAAAAATCTCAAGGTCATTTCACACTCGTCCTTAGGCTTTTCTGTCTTGTTTTCAATTGCGAGCTTTCTACTCAATATTCTGCAAATTtgctcaattttctgcaggtGACTTTCCACTATGATCTGTATAATAAACGTCATAAGCGCGTTCAAACCAATGCGTTAGAGCGTTCTGCTGAAGAAGTTCACCTCTGCTGGCATCGATTTGGTCAAGGTGAAATCACAAACCCAAACTAgagatacataaaaaaaaaaaaaaaaaaaaaaaaaaaaaaaaaaaatccatttttgAATTTACACTTGAAATAAAAAGAACATAATACAATGCAGGATTTGAGGAAGGAATTCGAGGCATGA
It contains:
- the LOC110653789 gene encoding peptidyl-prolyl cis-trans isomerase FKBP20-2, chloroplastic-like — encoded protein: MEPDKHVLSLQPHPAKSRKRSRKIKIKVWASVPVFLSYLKFYAAIISCIRSPKLISFPSCEEFVSWQDICLHLDSSISSPISSPATEFPFNNKGELVKELIHDCNHHELKLVSYRDIVLGRGQPVKAKNLKVTFHYDLYNKRHKRVQTNALERSAEEVHLCWHRFGQGFEEGIRGMRPGGIRRVVVLEQHPPMVEEYGIFDVALLKVEISCSCPQPHANLFDA